The DNA window CAACTCTAATATTATACTTCCCCAGTTCTTTTGCCCAACTTCTTGTAAATGAATATATTGCAGCTTTTGTTGCGGCATAAACACTCTGTCCTTCAGAACCTTCAAGGGCAGATTCAGAAGCCATATTAACTATCACACCTTTTTTATTTCTTATCATTTGTCTTGCAACAGATTGAGCACACAACAAATATCCTTTTTGATTTATACTAACCATTCTATCAAAAATTTCTTCAGTAATTTCCTCTTTACCCTCAGGATCAACAAGAAGTCGCGGTATCAATATTCCTGCATTGTTCACTAAGTAATCAATTTTTTTAAATCTTTCAAGTGTTTTTTTTACTAAATTTTCAACTTCATATTTTTTTGAAACATCTGTTTTTATAAATTCAATTTTATTTTTAAACTCTTTTAATTCTTCAATGGTCTTTTCTCCTTCTTTTTCATTTATATCTGCAATCACTACATCTGCACCTGCTTCAAGTAATTTTATAACAATTGCTTTTCCTATACCACCCGCTCCACCTGTAACTATTCCTGAAAAATTACTTAAATCTATCCCAACCATTCTCACTCCTTTTTTCATCAACTTAAAAATTAAAAAGATGTCCTAAAAAAACTTTTAGAACCAGGATCTTCAGGATTTAAATATATCCAAACATTATTAATTTTTTCCATTTCTAATTATTCTTTGACTAAACCTGTAATAATAATATATCATTATATTAAAAACTTCACAAGGAGGGAAGATGAAAAAAGCAATAGGGATAGACATTGGTGGTACTTATATAAAAGCAGGGCTTGTTAATGAAAGCGGTAAAATTTTAAAAAAGCAGCAATTTCCCACACTTGCAGAAAAAAATGACAGAGAAGTTGTACTTTATCAAATAGAAAAAAGTATTGAATTTGCATATGAGGAAGAAGTTGAAGGAATTGGAATTGGAACTCCTGGTGTTGTTGATGATCAGGGAATTGTTTATGAAGCACCAAATCTTCCTTCCTGGGATAACTTAAATCTAAAAAAAATATTTGAAGACAAATTTAAAAAGAAAGTTGTTGTTGAAAATGATGTAAATACAATTGCCTGGGGAGAATATCTTTTTGGAGCAGGAAAAGGGAGCAATACAATGATATGCATAACTCTTGGAACAGGATTAGGAGGAGGGATAGTAAAAGATGGAAAACTTTTAAGAGGTGGTAAATATTCTGCTATTGAAATAGGTCATATTACAA is part of the bacterium genome and encodes:
- a CDS encoding SDR family NAD(P)-dependent oxidoreductase, which codes for MKKGVRMVGIDLSNFSGIVTGGAGGIGKAIVIKLLEAGADVVIADINEKEGEKTIEELKEFKNKIEFIKTDVSKKYEVENLVKKTLERFKKIDYLVNNAGILIPRLLVDPEGKEEITEEIFDRMVSINQKGYLLCAQSVARQMIRNKKGVIVNMASESALEGSEGQSVYAATKAAIYSFTRSWAKELGKYNIRV
- a CDS encoding ROK family protein, producing MKKAIGIDIGGTYIKAGLVNESGKILKKQQFPTLAEKNDREVVLYQIEKSIEFAYEEEVEGIGIGTPGVVDDQGIVYEAPNLPSWDNLNLKKIFEDKFKKKVVVENDVNTIAWGEYLFGAGKGSNTMICITLGTGLGGGIVKDGKLLRGGKYSAIEIGHITIDYKGPKCKCGNIGCIERFVGRDYIVERAIKGIKEGKKTKIYELVNGDLQKITPKTISEAYNLGDEFAESIWIDVGVCLGAMFTSLVNLLNPDVIVIGGGISQAGKILFDTVEKTIKERAMKILTQNLKVLPAGLGVDAGIVAAGALIFQK